Proteins encoded in a region of the Verrucomicrobiia bacterium genome:
- a CDS encoding cation-translocating P-type ATPase has translation MPTEPLIPLNETQLKQPGPGPVTELEITGMTCGNCARHVAQAIEGVKGVEGAFVNLDAHHATVRWTAAAPQDTTALVQAVQQEGYGATIVEHAQPEHKHEHLAGWRLNIWLGVPITVFLVLGEWVFGLGLARWFQWMSFALSGVVQVFAGARFYRGAWTQLKAGNSNMDTLVALGSTTAFAYSAWALRSGQVVHIYFMEAAAIITLISVGHWVESRVSVRASSALRNLLDLAPAMARRRNSDGAETEVPVGALAQGDLIALRPGDRVPVDGLVLEGHSAVDESMLTGESAAVDKKPGAELYTGTVNLNGRLLMRVNATGEQTALAHIIAAVQRAQNSRANIQRLGDRVSSVFVPIVVLIALAAGLWWGLAPQSATLAHQWLAQFLWHAPLPVGPLAAGFISAAAVLIIACPCAMGLATPAAIMAGSNAAAQRGILIRDGVALEKAGQVTAVVFDKTGTLTLGKPALAQSWEPPVQESQPSANPAGLSGNSRAWAAALARHSTHPISRVLAEASSANMDLSDWQEIQGAGVQGRFVNSIDRAASAPLARLGSLAWLAESGVDLEPGRSFVQEWSSQGATIAGLALGGSLAGLFAVRDRLKPGAREVIERLDAEGFKTYLVTGDNALTASSIAQEAGIRPEHVFAQVRPERKGELVARLQKQGERVAFVGDGINDAPALEQADLGIAVSRASDIAREAADIILLKSEIEAVPESLGLARATLRTIKQNLFWAFFYNAVGIPLAALGFLSPILCAAAMGMSDLVVIGNALRLRGWRLRNR, from the coding sequence AAGGGGTGGAGGGGGCTTTTGTAAATCTGGACGCGCATCATGCCACGGTACGGTGGACGGCTGCCGCGCCTCAAGACACAACGGCGCTGGTTCAAGCAGTCCAGCAGGAGGGTTATGGGGCAACTATCGTCGAGCACGCCCAACCGGAGCACAAGCATGAGCACCTTGCGGGATGGCGGCTGAATATCTGGTTGGGTGTTCCCATCACGGTTTTTTTGGTTCTGGGCGAATGGGTATTTGGCTTAGGGCTGGCACGGTGGTTTCAATGGATGTCCTTCGCGCTGTCAGGAGTGGTCCAGGTTTTTGCCGGCGCCCGTTTTTATCGCGGAGCTTGGACGCAACTCAAGGCAGGCAACTCGAACATGGACACGCTGGTAGCGCTGGGCTCGACGACCGCGTTCGCCTACAGCGCCTGGGCCTTGCGGAGCGGCCAGGTGGTTCATATTTATTTCATGGAAGCAGCGGCGATTATTACCCTCATCAGCGTGGGACATTGGGTAGAATCCCGGGTCAGCGTGCGCGCATCGAGCGCTTTGCGCAACTTGCTGGACCTGGCGCCCGCGATGGCCCGGCGCAGGAACAGCGATGGCGCCGAGACCGAGGTCCCGGTGGGCGCGCTTGCACAGGGGGATTTAATCGCTTTGCGTCCAGGCGACCGGGTGCCTGTGGACGGCTTGGTGTTGGAAGGCCATTCGGCGGTGGATGAATCGATGCTGACGGGTGAATCGGCAGCGGTGGATAAGAAGCCGGGGGCTGAGCTCTACACCGGCACCGTGAACCTGAACGGGCGCCTGCTGATGCGCGTGAACGCCACCGGCGAGCAGACGGCCCTGGCGCACATCATCGCCGCGGTTCAACGGGCACAGAATAGCCGCGCCAATATTCAGCGGTTGGGGGATCGGGTCAGCAGCGTGTTCGTGCCGATAGTTGTTCTCATTGCTTTGGCTGCCGGGCTTTGGTGGGGCTTGGCGCCCCAATCAGCAACCCTGGCTCATCAATGGCTCGCTCAGTTCCTCTGGCACGCTCCGCTGCCGGTTGGCCCTCTGGCTGCCGGCTTCATCAGCGCCGCGGCGGTCCTGATTATCGCCTGCCCCTGCGCCATGGGCTTGGCCACTCCCGCCGCCATTATGGCAGGCTCCAATGCCGCCGCACAACGCGGGATTCTCATCCGCGACGGCGTCGCCCTCGAAAAGGCCGGCCAGGTGACCGCTGTGGTTTTCGATAAAACCGGCACGCTGACATTAGGCAAGCCGGCTTTGGCACAGTCCTGGGAACCGCCAGTCCAGGAGAGCCAACCCTCAGCCAATCCAGCGGGGCTGTCCGGAAACAGCCGCGCTTGGGCCGCTGCACTGGCCCGGCACTCGACACATCCCATCAGCCGGGTGCTGGCAGAAGCTTCTTCAGCGAACATGGATTTGAGCGATTGGCAGGAAATTCAGGGCGCCGGTGTCCAGGGGCGGTTCGTCAATAGCATCGATCGGGCCGCATCGGCCCCTCTGGCTCGCTTAGGTTCGTTGGCCTGGTTGGCTGAATCAGGCGTGGACCTCGAACCCGGAAGGAGTTTTGTCCAGGAATGGTCCAGCCAGGGGGCGACAATAGCAGGTCTGGCTTTGGGAGGCTCTTTGGCCGGCCTGTTTGCAGTGCGTGATAGACTCAAACCCGGCGCGCGTGAAGTGATTGAGCGACTCGATGCTGAAGGGTTCAAAACGTATCTCGTTACTGGCGATAATGCCCTGACCGCATCGAGTATTGCCCAAGAGGCCGGCATTCGACCTGAGCATGTTTTTGCCCAGGTCCGCCCCGAGCGTAAGGGTGAATTAGTGGCGCGCCTGCAGAAGCAGGGCGAGCGGGTGGCGTTTGTGGGGGATGGCATCAACGATGCCCCTGCCCTCGAACAGGCAGACCTCGGCATAGCCGTTAGCCGCGCCAGTGATATTGCCCGTGAAGCGGCGGATATTATCCTCCTGAAATCGGAAATCGAGGCAGTCCCGGAAAGCCTTGGTTTGGCCCGGGCCACCTTGAGGACGATAAAGCAGAATCTGTTCTGGGCCTTCTTTTACAATGCCGTTGGCATTCCCCTGGCCGCGCTAGGTTTCTTGAGTCCGATTTTGTGCGCTGCCGCGATGGGCATGTCCGACCTGGTGGTGATAGGGAATGCGTTACGGCTCAGGGGATGGCGGTTGCGAAACCGGTAG